In one window of Azotobacter salinestris DNA:
- the hutG gene encoding N-formylglutamate deformylase: protein MDEVLEFSRGRVPLLISIPHAGTLLTPEVEAALVPAARSLPDTDWHLPRLYDFAAGLGASLLVGRYSRYVVDLNRPPDDAPLYATPTTGLFPATFLDGQPLFQPGREPSPAQRAEYLQRVWRPYHQTLADELARLRAEFGYALLFDAHSIRAVVPWLFEGRLPDLNLGTNSGASCDPRLAERLMVVCAEAEGYSRVLDGRFKGGYITRHYGRPEEGIHAVQLELVQCRYMEEQEPFRYREDLAGPTRGVLRALLEAMLAWGYEEGRRRR from the coding sequence GGTCGAGGCCGCCCTGGTGCCGGCTGCTCGCAGCCTGCCGGACACCGACTGGCACCTGCCGCGGCTCTACGATTTCGCCGCCGGGCTGGGCGCGAGCCTGCTGGTGGGGCGTTATTCGCGCTACGTGGTGGATCTCAACCGTCCCCCGGACGATGCGCCGCTGTACGCCACGCCGACCACCGGGCTGTTCCCCGCGACCTTTCTCGACGGCCAGCCGCTGTTTCAGCCGGGCAGGGAGCCCAGCCCCGCGCAGCGCGCCGAGTACCTGCAACGCGTCTGGCGGCCCTATCACCAGACCCTGGCGGACGAGCTGGCGCGCCTGAGGGCGGAGTTCGGCTACGCGCTCCTGTTCGACGCCCATTCGATCCGTGCCGTGGTGCCCTGGCTGTTCGAGGGCCGCCTGCCCGACCTCAACCTGGGCACCAATTCGGGTGCCAGTTGCGATCCGCGCCTGGCCGAACGGCTGATGGTCGTGTGCGCAGAGGCCGAGGGCTACAGCCGGGTGCTCGACGGGCGCTTCAAGGGCGGCTACATCACCCGCCACTACGGACGGCCGGAGGAGGGCATCCACGCGGTGCAACTGGAGCTGGTCCAGTGCCGCTACATGGAGGAGCAGGAGCCCTTCCGCTACCGCGAGGATCTCGCCGGACCGACCCGCGGCGTGCTGCGCGCGCTGCTGGAGGCTATGCTGGCATGGGGCTATGAAGAGGGGCGGCGCCGCCGATGA
- a CDS encoding branched-chain amino acid ABC transporter substrate-binding protein, whose protein sequence is MTMVRKGILAFAVSAALGLSSAAQADVLIGIAGPHTGPNAAFGEQYWRGASQAAADINATGGINGEPVKLIKGDDACEPKQAVAVANRLVDQDKVAAVIGHFCSSSTIPASEVYDEAGILAITPGSTNPQVTERGLTGMFRMCGRDDQQGQVAADFIVDTLKGKRVAVIHDKDTYGQGIADSARAQLSKRGIAAVLYEGLTRGEKDFNALVTKLRGANVDVVYFGGLHTEAGPLLRQMREQGLTAAFVSGDGVVTDELVTTAGGPQYVKGAFMTFGADPRKIPEGQALVEKLRAGGYEPEGYTLYAYASLQALAAAFNATGGTDAEKASQWLKSHPVATVMGTKEWDDKGDLKVSDYVIYEWDDQGKYHQR, encoded by the coding sequence ATGACGATGGTGAGAAAAGGCATCCTGGCTTTCGCGGTCTCGGCCGCGCTGGGCCTGTCCTCCGCGGCCCAGGCCGACGTGCTGATCGGCATCGCCGGCCCGCATACCGGTCCCAATGCCGCCTTCGGCGAACAGTACTGGCGTGGCGCCAGCCAAGCGGCAGCCGACATCAATGCCACCGGCGGGATCAACGGCGAGCCGGTCAAGCTGATCAAGGGCGACGACGCCTGCGAGCCAAAGCAGGCCGTGGCTGTGGCCAACCGGCTGGTCGACCAGGACAAGGTCGCCGCGGTGATCGGCCACTTCTGCTCCTCCTCGACCATTCCGGCCTCCGAGGTGTACGACGAGGCGGGCATCCTCGCCATCACCCCCGGCTCGACCAATCCGCAGGTCACCGAGCGCGGCCTGACCGGCATGTTCCGCATGTGCGGCCGCGACGACCAGCAGGGCCAGGTCGCCGCCGACTTCATCGTCGACACCCTGAAGGGCAAGCGGGTGGCGGTCATCCACGACAAGGACACCTACGGCCAGGGCATCGCCGACTCCGCCCGCGCCCAGCTGAGCAAGCGCGGCATCGCCGCGGTGCTCTACGAGGGCCTGACCCGCGGCGAGAAGGACTTCAACGCGCTGGTCACCAAGCTGCGCGGCGCCAACGTCGATGTGGTCTACTTCGGCGGCCTGCACACCGAGGCCGGCCCGCTGCTGCGGCAGATGCGCGAGCAGGGCCTGACCGCCGCCTTCGTCTCCGGCGACGGCGTGGTCACCGACGAGCTGGTCACCACCGCCGGCGGCCCGCAGTACGTCAAGGGCGCCTTCATGACCTTCGGCGCCGATCCGCGCAAGATCCCCGAGGGCCAGGCGCTGGTCGAGAAGCTGCGTGCCGGCGGCTACGAGCCGGAAGGCTACACTCTGTACGCCTACGCTTCGCTGCAGGCGCTGGCCGCGGCCTTCAACGCCACCGGCGGGACCGACGCGGAGAAAGCCAGCCAGTGGCTGAAGAGCCATCCGGTGGCGACCGTGATGGGCACCAAGGAATGGGATGACAAGGGCGACCTGAAGGTCAGCGACTACGTCATCTACGAGTGGGACGACCAAGGCAAGTATCACCAGCGGTAA
- a CDS encoding ABC transporter permease subunit produces MDGIFLQQLVNGLTLGSVYGLIAIGYTMVYGIIGMINFAHGEVYMISAYLSAIGLALLAFFGLESFPLLIFGTLLFTVCVTGLYGWTIERIAYRPLRNSTRLAPLISAIGISLILQNYVQLSQGARQQGIPTLLDGAFRFPIGEGFLQISYTKVFILVAAFAGMAALTWVIHCTRLGRMCRATQQDRKMAQILGIDTDRVISWVFVIGAAMAALAGLLITLNYGTFDFYAGFVIGIKAFTAAVLGGIGSLPGAMLGGLILGVAEAQFSGMVNTDYKDVFSFSLLVLILIFRPQGLLGRPQVAKV; encoded by the coding sequence ATGGACGGCATCTTCCTGCAACAACTGGTCAACGGGCTGACCCTCGGGTCGGTCTACGGTTTGATCGCCATCGGCTACACCATGGTTTACGGGATCATCGGCATGATCAACTTCGCCCACGGCGAGGTGTACATGATCAGCGCCTACCTCTCGGCCATCGGCCTGGCCCTGCTGGCGTTCTTCGGCCTCGAATCCTTTCCGCTGCTGATCTTCGGCACGCTCTTGTTCACGGTCTGCGTCACCGGCCTGTACGGCTGGACGATCGAGCGCATCGCCTATCGGCCGCTGCGCAACTCCACGCGCCTGGCGCCCTTGATCAGCGCCATCGGCATCTCGCTGATCCTGCAGAACTACGTGCAGCTCAGCCAGGGCGCGCGCCAGCAGGGCATACCGACCCTGCTCGACGGCGCCTTCCGCTTCCCGATCGGCGAGGGCTTCCTGCAGATCAGCTACACCAAGGTGTTCATCCTGGTCGCCGCCTTCGCCGGCATGGCCGCGCTGACCTGGGTGATCCACTGCACCCGGCTCGGGCGCATGTGCCGCGCCACCCAGCAGGATCGCAAGATGGCGCAGATCCTCGGCATCGACACCGACCGGGTGATCTCCTGGGTGTTCGTCATCGGCGCCGCCATGGCCGCGCTGGCCGGCCTGCTGATCACTCTGAACTACGGCACCTTCGACTTCTACGCCGGCTTCGTCATCGGCATCAAGGCGTTCACCGCCGCGGTGCTCGGCGGCATCGGCTCGCTGCCCGGCGCCATGCTCGGCGGTCTGATCCTCGGCGTCGCCGAGGCGCAGTTCTCCGGGATGGTCAACACCGACTACAAGGATGTGTTCAGCTTCTCGCTGCTGGTGCTGATCCTGATCTTCCGACCGCAAGGACTCCTGGGCCGGCCCCAGGTGGCGAAGGTGTGA
- the livM gene encoding high-affinity branched-chain amino acid ABC transporter permease LivM, with amino-acid sequence MPERSSLDIRQPLLDSLLAGLIALVVFGPIVGVVLDGYSFNLEASRVAWIVGTVMLGRLVLSLFLHSATGRGWLQRFEGGSAGVQVLAPDYRSHLRWIVPLVLLAALIFPFFAGKYLLTVVILGLIYVLLGLGLNIVVGLAGLLDLGYVAFYAIGAYGLALGYEYLGLGFWSMLPLAALAAALAGALLGFPVLRMHGDYLAIVTLGFGEIIRLVLNNWLSFTGGPNGMSVPAPTFLGLEFGRRAKDGGVPFHEFFGIAYSPNIKFLFIYAVLLLTVLLVLYVKGRLVRMPIGRAWEALREDEIACRAMGLNHVLVKLSAFMLGASTAGLAGVFFASYQGFVNPTSFTFFESALILAIVVLGGMGSTLGVVLAAFVLTVAPELLRSFADYRVLLFGMLMVLMMIWRPRGLIRISRRGFAQRPGVAP; translated from the coding sequence ATGCCCGAGCGTTCTTCCCTGGATATCCGCCAGCCGCTGCTCGACAGCCTGCTGGCCGGGCTGATCGCCCTGGTGGTGTTCGGCCCCATCGTCGGCGTGGTGCTCGACGGCTACAGCTTCAACCTCGAGGCCTCGCGCGTGGCCTGGATCGTCGGCACGGTGATGCTCGGTCGCCTGGTCCTCAGCCTGTTCCTGCACAGCGCCACCGGCCGCGGCTGGCTGCAGCGCTTCGAGGGCGGCAGCGCCGGCGTGCAGGTGCTGGCGCCGGACTACCGCTCGCATCTGCGCTGGATCGTCCCGCTGGTGCTGCTGGCGGCGCTGATCTTTCCGTTCTTCGCCGGCAAGTACCTGCTCACCGTGGTCATCCTCGGCCTGATCTACGTGCTGCTCGGCCTGGGCCTGAACATCGTGGTCGGCCTCGCCGGGCTGCTCGACCTGGGCTACGTGGCCTTCTACGCCATCGGCGCCTACGGCCTGGCGCTCGGCTACGAATACCTCGGCCTCGGCTTCTGGAGCATGCTGCCGCTGGCCGCGCTCGCCGCGGCGCTGGCCGGGGCGCTGCTCGGCTTTCCGGTGCTGCGCATGCACGGCGACTACCTGGCCATCGTCACCCTGGGCTTCGGCGAGATCATCCGCCTGGTGCTGAACAACTGGCTGTCCTTCACCGGCGGGCCGAACGGCATGTCGGTGCCGGCGCCGACCTTCCTCGGCCTCGAGTTCGGCCGGCGCGCCAAGGACGGCGGGGTGCCGTTCCACGAGTTCTTCGGCATCGCCTACAGCCCGAACATCAAGTTTCTGTTCATCTACGCGGTGCTGCTGCTCACCGTGCTGCTGGTGCTCTACGTCAAAGGCCGGCTGGTGCGCATGCCGATCGGCCGGGCCTGGGAGGCGCTGCGCGAGGACGAGATCGCCTGCCGCGCCATGGGCCTCAACCACGTGCTGGTCAAGCTCTCGGCATTCATGCTCGGCGCCTCGACGGCGGGGCTGGCCGGGGTGTTCTTCGCCAGCTACCAGGGCTTCGTCAACCCGACCTCGTTCACCTTCTTCGAATCGGCGCTGATCCTCGCCATCGTGGTGCTCGGCGGCATGGGCTCGACCCTCGGCGTGGTGCTCGCCGCCTTCGTGCTGACGGTGGCGCCGGAGCTTCTCAGGAGCTTCGCCGACTACCGGGTGCTGCTGTTCGGCATGCTCATGGTGCTGATGATGATCTGGCGGCCGCGCGGACTGATCCGCATCAGCCGCCGCGGCTTCGCGCAACGTCCGGGGGTGGCGCCATGA
- a CDS encoding ABC transporter ATP-binding protein, translating to MSDDEILSVEHLSMRFGGIRALHDVSLGVRRHSITALIGPNGAGKTTVFNCLTGFYRASGGSIRLHARGRSTDVLQVLGGPFRAGDFVNPRRFASRLWFKLFGGTHLVNRAGLARTFQNIRLFREMSVLENLLVAQHLWVNRSLLAGILNTRGFRRAEEQALEHAFYWLEVVDLVDCANRLAGELSYGQQRRLEIARAMCTRPQLLCLDEPAAGLNPAETAALSRIIRTLRDTHEVTVLLIEHDMGLVMGISDHILVLDHGELIAEGPPAAIRHDPKVIAAYLGADEEELA from the coding sequence ATGAGCGACGACGAGATTCTCAGCGTCGAGCACCTGTCCATGCGCTTCGGCGGCATCCGCGCGCTGCACGACGTCAGCCTGGGGGTGAGGCGCCACTCCATCACCGCGCTGATCGGTCCCAACGGCGCCGGCAAGACCACGGTGTTCAACTGCCTGACCGGCTTCTACCGCGCCAGCGGCGGCAGCATCCGCCTGCATGCCCGCGGCCGCAGCACCGACGTGCTGCAGGTGCTCGGCGGGCCGTTCCGGGCGGGCGACTTCGTCAACCCGCGGCGCTTCGCCAGCCGCCTCTGGTTCAAGCTGTTCGGCGGCACCCACCTGGTCAACCGTGCCGGCCTGGCGCGCACCTTCCAGAACATCCGCCTGTTCCGCGAGATGTCGGTGCTGGAGAACCTGCTGGTGGCCCAGCACCTGTGGGTCAACCGCAGCCTGCTGGCCGGCATCCTCAACACCCGCGGCTTTCGCCGCGCCGAGGAGCAGGCGCTGGAGCACGCCTTCTACTGGCTGGAGGTGGTCGATCTGGTCGACTGTGCCAACCGCCTGGCCGGCGAGCTGTCCTACGGCCAGCAGCGCCGCCTGGAGATCGCCCGGGCCATGTGCACCCGGCCGCAGCTCCTGTGCCTGGACGAGCCGGCCGCCGGCCTCAACCCGGCCGAAACCGCCGCGCTCAGCCGCATCATCCGCACCCTGCGCGACACCCACGAGGTCACCGTGCTGCTGATCGAGCATGACATGGGCCTGGTGATGGGCATCTCCGACCACATCCTGGTGCTCGATCATGGCGAGCTGATCGCCGAGGGACCGCCCGCGGCGATCCGCCACGATCCCAAGGTGATCGCCGCCTATCTGGGCGCCGACGAGGAGGAGCTGGCATGA
- a CDS encoding ABC transporter ATP-binding protein → MSVPLLEFRDVDLHYGPIQALRQVSLHVHEGETVSLIGANGAGKSSLLMSIFGQPRVSAGQILYRGEDITHKSAHHVASSGVAQSPEGRRVFPDMSVEENLLMGTIPIGMAHADEDLGRMFELFPRLEERRNQRAMTLSGGEQQMLAIARALMSRPKLLLLDEPSLGLAPIVVRQIFQILRELAAGGMTLFLVEQNANHALKLSDRGYVMVNGQIRLSGTGEELLGNQEVRSAYLGGH, encoded by the coding sequence ATGAGCGTGCCCTTGCTGGAGTTCCGCGATGTCGACCTGCACTACGGACCGATCCAGGCGCTGCGCCAGGTCAGCCTGCACGTCCACGAGGGCGAGACGGTCAGCCTGATCGGCGCCAACGGCGCGGGCAAGTCGAGCCTGTTGATGTCGATCTTCGGCCAGCCGCGGGTGAGCGCCGGGCAGATCCTCTACCGCGGCGAGGACATCACCCACAAGTCGGCCCACCACGTCGCCTCCAGTGGCGTGGCCCAGTCGCCGGAAGGACGCCGGGTGTTCCCCGACATGAGCGTGGAGGAGAACCTGCTGATGGGCACCATCCCGATCGGCATGGCGCACGCCGACGAGGACCTCGGGCGGATGTTCGAGCTGTTCCCGCGCCTCGAGGAGCGGCGCAACCAGCGCGCCATGACCCTCTCCGGCGGCGAGCAGCAGATGCTCGCCATCGCCCGCGCGCTGATGAGCCGGCCGAAGCTGCTGCTGCTCGACGAGCCGTCGCTGGGCCTCGCGCCCATCGTGGTCCGGCAGATCTTCCAGATCCTGCGCGAGCTGGCGGCCGGCGGCATGACCCTGTTCCTGGTGGAGCAGAACGCCAACCACGCGCTGAAGCTGTCCGACCGCGGCTATGTGATGGTCAACGGGCAGATCCGCCTGTCGGGAACGGGAGAAGAGCTGCTGGGCAACCAGGAGGTGCGCAGCGCCTATCTGGGCGGGCATTGA
- a CDS encoding xanthine dehydrogenase family protein molybdopterin-binding subunit, with translation MAELQLPNETAAGDSGIRNFSRRAFLRGTGGLALGIYFAPLLGRRGLAEAAGDDFEPNAFLRIGSDGVVTVIAKHVEMGQGSYTGLATLIAEELDADWSRVRVEGAPANTELYKNLAFGLQGTGGSSAIANSFEQMRKAGASARAMLVAAAAGQWQVPAEQIAVRQGVVEHAASGRRAGFGELAEAAARQPLPADVKLKDPKDFSLIGRQKLPRTDSPDKTDGSALFTQDIRLPDMLVAVPAHPPRFGATPSKVEASKARAVPGVVAVVEYPGDERRFAGVAVLATNTWAAIRGRDALQVEWDESKAFRLGSTEILARYRELAGQPGAVARNEGDAGSALEQATRRIDAEFEFPYLAHAAMEPLNCVVRLDEGRCEIWNGEQWQSGDQQLVAQLLGIAPEKVSITQLYAGGSFGRRANPHSDYVLEAVSIARAARDQGLKGPVKMVWPRDNDTRGGYYRPLFLHRASLGLDGEGRLMAWQHRLVGQSFMQGTPFESLMLKDGIDKVAVEGIDNLAYAVPNLHVELHLAQGIGVPTQWWRSVGHTHTAYATETLIDEAAVAAGKDPYQYRRALLDRHPRHLGVLDLVAEKAGWSAALPPGAQGERRGRGIAVHESFGSFVAQVVEVTLKPDHSYRVDRVVCAVDCGLAINPDVIRAQMEGGIGFALSAAMHSAITLKDGVVEQSNFHDFQVIRLNEMPQVEVHIVPSAQAPSGVGEPGVPPLAPALANALFAASGKRIRRLPIGNQLQA, from the coding sequence ATGGCAGAGCTGCAACTCCCGAACGAAACGGCTGCCGGCGACAGCGGCATCCGCAACTTCAGCCGCCGCGCCTTTCTGCGCGGCACGGGCGGCCTGGCGCTGGGCATCTACTTCGCACCGCTGCTCGGGCGCCGGGGCCTGGCCGAAGCGGCCGGCGATGATTTCGAGCCGAACGCCTTTCTGCGCATCGGCTCCGACGGCGTGGTCACGGTGATCGCCAAGCACGTCGAAATGGGCCAGGGCAGCTACACCGGTCTCGCCACCCTGATCGCCGAGGAGCTGGATGCGGACTGGAGCCGCGTGCGCGTCGAGGGCGCCCCGGCGAACACCGAGTTGTACAAGAACCTTGCCTTCGGCCTGCAGGGGACCGGCGGCAGCAGCGCCATCGCCAACTCCTTCGAGCAGATGCGCAAGGCCGGCGCCAGCGCCCGCGCCATGCTGGTGGCCGCCGCCGCCGGACAATGGCAGGTGCCGGCAGAGCAGATCGCCGTGCGCCAGGGCGTGGTCGAGCACGCCGCCTCGGGGCGCAGGGCCGGCTTCGGCGAACTGGCCGAGGCCGCGGCCAGGCAACCGCTGCCCGCCGACGTGAAGCTCAAGGACCCGAAGGACTTCAGCCTCATCGGCCGGCAGAAGCTGCCGCGCACCGACAGCCCGGACAAGACCGACGGCAGCGCGCTGTTCACCCAGGACATCCGCCTGCCGGACATGCTGGTGGCCGTCCCCGCCCATCCGCCGCGCTTCGGCGCCACGCCGTCGAAGGTCGAGGCGAGCAAGGCCAGGGCGGTGCCGGGCGTGGTCGCGGTGGTCGAGTATCCCGGCGACGAGCGCCGTTTCGCCGGGGTCGCCGTGCTGGCCACCAATACCTGGGCGGCGATCCGGGGGCGCGACGCGCTGCAGGTGGAGTGGGACGAGAGCAAGGCCTTCCGCCTCGGCAGCACGGAGATCCTCGCCCGCTACCGGGAGCTGGCCGGCCAACCCGGCGCTGTCGCGCGCAACGAAGGCGACGCCGGCAGCGCGCTGGAGCAGGCGACCAGGCGCATCGACGCCGAGTTCGAATTCCCCTATCTCGCCCACGCCGCCATGGAGCCGCTGAACTGCGTGGTCAGGCTGGACGAGGGACGCTGCGAAATCTGGAACGGCGAGCAGTGGCAGTCCGGCGACCAGCAGTTGGTGGCACAGTTGCTGGGCATTGCCCCGGAGAAGGTGTCGATCACCCAGCTCTACGCCGGCGGCAGTTTCGGCCGGCGCGCCAACCCGCACTCGGATTACGTGCTGGAAGCGGTGTCCATCGCCAGGGCAGCCCGGGACCAGGGGCTGAAGGGGCCGGTGAAGATGGTCTGGCCCCGCGACAACGACACCCGCGGCGGCTACTACCGCCCGTTGTTCCTGCACCGGGCCAGCCTGGGCCTGGACGGCGAAGGCCGGCTGATGGCCTGGCAGCATCGCCTGGTGGGACAGTCGTTCATGCAGGGCACGCCGTTCGAATCCCTGATGCTCAAGGACGGCATCGACAAGGTGGCGGTGGAAGGCATCGACAATCTCGCCTACGCGGTCCCCAATCTGCACGTCGAGCTGCACCTGGCGCAGGGCATCGGCGTGCCGACCCAGTGGTGGCGCTCGGTGGGACATACCCATACGGCCTACGCGACGGAAACGCTGATCGACGAAGCCGCCGTGGCGGCCGGCAAGGACCCCTACCAATACCGGCGGGCGCTGCTGGACAGGCACCCGCGCCACCTCGGCGTACTCGACCTGGTGGCGGAGAAGGCCGGCTGGAGCGCCGCGTTGCCGCCGGGAGCGCAGGGCGAGCGGCGCGGTCGCGGCATCGCGGTGCACGAGTCGTTCGGCAGCTTCGTGGCGCAGGTGGTGGAGGTGACGCTGAAGCCCGACCACAGCTACCGGGTGGACAGGGTCGTCTGTGCGGTGGACTGCGGCCTGGCGATCAACCCGGACGTGATCCGCGCGCAGATGGAGGGCGGCATCGGCTTCGCCCTGTCGGCAGCGATGCACAGCGCCATCACCCTGAAGGATGGCGTGGTCGAGCAGTCGAACTTCCACGACTTCCAGGTGATCCGCCTCAACGAGATGCCGCAGGTCGAAGTGCACATCGTGCCTTCGGCGCAGGCGCCCAGCGGCGTCGGCGAGCCGGGCGTGCCGCCGCTGGCGCCGGCGCTGGCCAATGCGCTGTTCGCCGCCAGCGGCAAGCGCATCCGCCGGCTGCCGATCGGCAATCAGCTGCAGGCATAG